From one Catellatospora sp. IY07-71 genomic stretch:
- a CDS encoding rhamnogalacturonan lyase, producing MSPRTRTRRVPRAIAAACAVALILTGPAASAGEREHPHSIPAVQLERLDRGLVAAATADGTFLSWRLRGHEVTGRTGTGLASPAFHVYRDGQRIATVTDSTNHLDRDGTPGSAYRVAAVVGDAEVDLSDEVTPWSGNHHDVPLRKPADGVTPSGEAYTYSVNDVSVGDVDGDGQYEYVVKWDPSNSKDVSQVGYTGPVYIDTYRLDGTLLHRIDLGVNVRAGAHYVQFLVYDFDGDGRSEMMFKTAPGTKIIRYRPDGGVASERYITMPRRDRAAGHTHQDDYRLSAAGYYEHVVDMFLGWHQHPEVLAGRWPATLEDAFGIPRAYPYPLSDADARALADHFVDVYAPSRSTRNNLRAFQGFIVDGPEYLTVFEGATGRELETIPYKPGRTDDGLRWGDYAMARIEPGNRVDRFLATVAYLDGRRPSAVFARGYYTRTTLVAYHWNGKRLTEDWFVDSGWVPMSNPFNDSPHGRDGTDPEYATLTTQGAHSLSVADVDADGRQEILYGGATLDDDGSLLYSSFAPLPPGSADPGAVVRVGHGDALHVTDIDPDRPGLEIYMVHEGGTFAPYGHALRDARTGEVIFGDYTGRDTGRGMVGDVAPEVRGLEVWPAMPPNAADLGIGLFSADGDLLAPTTPGTNMSVRWAADMTTQIVNGTATTVLQTPTVDDWRRGRLLTAEGTLANNGTKGNPALVADVFGDWREELLLRTADSTALRIHLSTEVTDRKMFTLMHDPQYRADIARQQTSYNQPAYPGFHLASDVDWAKVPVPDHWAPGSVGVLRDALDGHAHSGDIHARDALRLTALLVQADGHVRRGHADAAAGALRRFVHQLDGPGVSAAAHAALAYQAGSIIRMLT from the coding sequence ATGAGTCCTCGGACCCGAACCCGCCGCGTCCCGCGCGCGATCGCCGCCGCCTGCGCGGTGGCACTCATCCTCACCGGACCCGCCGCGTCAGCAGGCGAACGGGAGCACCCGCACAGCATCCCCGCCGTCCAGCTCGAACGCCTCGATCGCGGCCTGGTCGCCGCGGCCACCGCCGACGGGACGTTCCTGAGCTGGCGACTGCGCGGACACGAGGTCACCGGCCGCACCGGCACCGGCCTGGCCAGCCCGGCCTTCCACGTCTACCGCGACGGGCAGCGCATCGCGACGGTCACCGACAGCACCAACCACCTCGACCGGGACGGCACGCCCGGCTCGGCGTACCGCGTCGCCGCCGTCGTGGGCGACGCCGAGGTCGACCTCAGCGACGAGGTCACGCCCTGGTCCGGCAACCACCACGACGTGCCGCTGCGGAAACCGGCCGACGGCGTCACCCCGAGCGGCGAGGCGTACACCTACTCGGTCAACGACGTGAGCGTCGGCGACGTGGACGGCGACGGGCAGTACGAGTACGTCGTCAAGTGGGACCCGTCGAACTCCAAGGACGTCTCCCAGGTCGGCTACACCGGCCCCGTCTACATCGACACCTACCGGCTCGACGGCACCCTGCTGCACCGGATCGACCTCGGCGTCAACGTCCGCGCCGGCGCCCACTACGTGCAGTTCCTGGTCTACGACTTCGACGGCGACGGCCGGTCGGAGATGATGTTCAAGACCGCACCGGGCACGAAGATCATCCGTTACCGCCCGGACGGCGGCGTCGCCTCCGAGCGCTACATCACGATGCCCCGGCGGGACCGGGCGGCCGGGCACACCCACCAGGACGACTACCGGCTCAGCGCGGCCGGCTACTACGAGCACGTGGTCGACATGTTCCTCGGCTGGCACCAGCACCCCGAGGTGCTCGCGGGCCGGTGGCCGGCCACGCTGGAGGACGCGTTCGGCATCCCCCGCGCCTACCCCTATCCGCTGTCCGACGCGGACGCGCGGGCGCTGGCCGACCACTTCGTCGACGTGTACGCCCCCAGCCGCAGCACCCGCAACAACCTGCGCGCCTTCCAGGGCTTCATCGTCGACGGGCCGGAGTACCTGACCGTCTTCGAGGGCGCCACCGGCCGCGAGCTGGAGACGATCCCCTACAAGCCGGGCCGGACCGACGACGGGCTGCGCTGGGGCGACTACGCGATGGCGCGCATCGAGCCCGGCAACCGCGTCGACCGGTTCCTCGCCACGGTGGCGTACCTGGACGGCAGGCGCCCCTCCGCCGTGTTCGCCCGCGGCTACTACACCCGCACCACGCTGGTCGCCTACCACTGGAACGGCAAGCGGCTGACCGAGGACTGGTTCGTCGACAGCGGCTGGGTGCCGATGAGCAACCCGTTCAACGACTCCCCGCACGGCCGCGACGGCACCGATCCCGAGTACGCCACGCTGACCACGCAGGGCGCACACTCGCTCAGCGTCGCGGACGTGGACGCCGACGGCAGGCAGGAGATCCTCTACGGCGGGGCCACGCTCGACGACGACGGCAGCCTGCTCTACAGCTCGTTCGCGCCGCTGCCGCCGGGCAGCGCCGATCCGGGCGCGGTGGTGCGCGTGGGCCACGGCGACGCGCTGCACGTGACCGACATCGACCCGGACCGGCCCGGGCTCGAGATCTACATGGTGCACGAGGGCGGCACGTTCGCCCCGTACGGGCACGCGCTGCGCGACGCCCGTACCGGCGAAGTGATCTTCGGTGACTACACCGGCCGGGACACCGGACGGGGCATGGTCGGCGACGTCGCGCCCGAGGTGCGGGGCCTGGAGGTGTGGCCCGCCATGCCGCCCAATGCGGCCGACCTGGGCATCGGCCTCTTCTCAGCCGACGGCGACCTGCTGGCGCCCACCACGCCCGGCACGAACATGAGCGTCCGGTGGGCGGCCGACATGACCACCCAGATCGTGAACGGCACGGCGACCACCGTGCTGCAGACGCCGACGGTCGACGACTGGCGGCGCGGGCGGCTGCTCACCGCCGAGGGCACCCTGGCCAACAACGGTACGAAGGGCAACCCCGCGCTGGTCGCGGACGTCTTCGGGGACTGGCGGGAGGAGCTGCTGCTGCGTACGGCGGACAGCACGGCGCTGCGGATCCACCTGAGCACCGAGGTGACCGACCGCAAGATGTTCACGCTGATGCACGACCCGCAGTACCGGGCCGACATCGCCAGGCAGCAGACGTCCTACAACCAGCCGGCGTACCCGGGCTTCCACCTCGCCTCGGACGTCGACTGGGCGAAGGTGCCGGTGCCGGACCACTGGGCCCCGGGCAGTGTGGGCGTGCTGCGCGACGCGCTGGACGGGCACGCGCACAGCGGGGACATACACGCACGTGACGCGCTCCGGCTGACCGCGCTGCTGGTCCAGGCCGACGGGCACGTGCGGCGCGGCCACGCGGACGCGGCAGCCGGTGCGCTGCGGCGCTTCGTGCATCAGCTGGACGGGCCGGGCGTCTCAGCGGCCGCCCACGCGGCACTGGCCTACCAGGCCGGCTCGATCATCCGCATGCTGACCTGA
- a CDS encoding carbohydrate ABC transporter permease, whose product MATPVGTPVARGPGRTADRRAAGRRETMAGYGFLAPWLVGFFGLTVGPMAVSLYLAFTRYDIFTPPEWVGFANFTRMFTDDPIFLRSAKVTLEYVLIGTPVKLAAALAVALLLNSITRGSGFFRSAFYTPSLIGASVSVAIVWRAMFAGDGPVDTSLKSLGFDLGGWVGDVDLAIPMMIILVVWQFGAPMVIFLAGLKQVPTELYEAAQVDGAGPVHRFWKVTVPMLSPVIFFNLLLETIHAFQVFGSAFIISNGSGAPGGQLNFITLYMYKRGFADMQMGYAAAIAWIVLVAVAIIAAIMFRSARSWVYYAGDQR is encoded by the coding sequence GTGGCAACTCCTGTGGGGACGCCGGTGGCGCGCGGCCCCGGCCGCACGGCAGACCGCCGTGCGGCCGGACGGCGGGAGACCATGGCCGGGTACGGCTTCCTGGCCCCGTGGCTGGTGGGGTTCTTCGGCCTCACTGTCGGCCCGATGGCCGTCTCGCTGTATCTGGCGTTCACCCGCTACGACATCTTCACCCCGCCGGAATGGGTCGGGTTCGCGAACTTCACGCGGATGTTCACCGACGATCCGATCTTCCTGCGCTCGGCGAAGGTGACCCTGGAATACGTGCTCATCGGCACGCCGGTCAAGCTCGCCGCGGCGCTGGCGGTCGCGCTGCTGCTCAACTCGATCACGCGCGGTTCGGGGTTCTTCCGGTCGGCGTTCTACACGCCGAGCCTCATCGGGGCCAGCGTCTCGGTGGCGATCGTGTGGCGGGCGATGTTCGCCGGTGACGGTCCGGTGGACACCTCGCTGAAGTCGCTGGGGTTCGACCTGGGTGGCTGGGTCGGGGACGTCGACCTGGCCATACCCATGATGATCATTCTGGTGGTATGGCAGTTCGGGGCCCCGATGGTCATCTTCCTGGCGGGCCTCAAGCAGGTCCCCACCGAGCTCTACGAGGCGGCGCAGGTGGACGGCGCCGGGCCGGTGCACAGGTTCTGGAAGGTGACCGTGCCGATGCTGTCGCCGGTCATCTTCTTCAACCTGCTGCTGGAGACCATCCACGCCTTCCAGGTGTTCGGGTCGGCGTTCATCATCTCCAACGGCTCGGGCGCCCCCGGCGGGCAGCTCAACTTCATCACGCTCTACATGTACAAGCGCGGCTTCGCCGACATGCAGATGGGCTACGCGGCGGCGATCGCCTGGATCGTCCTCGTCGCCGTCGCGATCATCGCAGCGATCATGTTCCGGAGCGCCCGCTCGTGGGTGTACTACGCGGGAGACCAACGGTGA
- a CDS encoding carbohydrate ABC transporter permease: MTTIEHTRRRGLASTIVWYLALLLLAAVVLYPLVWLLSATFKPSSEFGRNSGLLPWEPTLDNYVRVWEGIAGIPLWRYAINSLLVASLAVVGTLGSSALAAYAFARVPFKGSGLFFAAMIGTLLLPFHVIIIPQYIIFNRLDLLDTYVPLLIGKYLGTEAFFVFLMVQFIRGIPRELDEAARIDGAGHPRIFRSIILPLLRPALVTGGIFSFIWTWNDFLGPLIYLTSPENYTLPVALRLYNDATSTSDYGATVAASLLSLIPVLLFFLIFQRLLIRGVATQGLKG, translated from the coding sequence GTGACCACGATCGAGCACACCCGGCGGCGCGGCCTGGCGAGCACCATCGTGTGGTACCTGGCGCTGCTCCTGCTCGCCGCCGTCGTGCTCTACCCGCTCGTCTGGCTGCTGTCGGCCACCTTCAAGCCGTCGAGCGAGTTCGGCCGCAACAGCGGGCTGCTGCCGTGGGAGCCGACCCTGGACAACTACGTCCGGGTGTGGGAAGGCATCGCGGGCATCCCGTTGTGGCGCTACGCCATCAACTCGCTGCTCGTGGCGTCGCTCGCGGTCGTCGGCACGCTGGGCTCCAGCGCGCTGGCCGCGTACGCCTTCGCGCGGGTCCCGTTCAAGGGCTCAGGGCTGTTCTTCGCGGCGATGATCGGCACGCTGCTGCTGCCGTTTCACGTGATCATCATCCCGCAGTACATCATCTTCAACCGGCTCGACCTGCTGGACACCTACGTCCCGCTGCTGATCGGCAAGTACCTCGGCACGGAGGCGTTCTTCGTGTTCCTCATGGTGCAGTTCATCCGAGGCATCCCGCGGGAGCTGGACGAGGCGGCCCGCATAGACGGCGCCGGGCATCCACGCATCTTCCGGTCGATCATCCTGCCGCTGCTGCGTCCGGCCCTGGTCACCGGCGGGATCTTCAGCTTCATCTGGACCTGGAACGACTTCCTCGGCCCGCTGATCTACCTCACCTCGCCGGAGAACTACACCCTGCCGGTCGCGCTGCGCCTGTACAACGACGCGACGAGCACCTCCGACTACGGCGCCACCGTCGCCGCCTCGCTGCTGTCCCTGATCCCGGTGCTGCTCTTCTTCCTGATCTTCCAGCGGCTGCTGATCCGGGGCGTCGCTACACAGGGGCTGAAGGGATGA
- a CDS encoding alpha-N-arabinofuranosidase, with protein MITITEGARTHRIDRRIYGQFAEHLGRCVYEGLWVGEDSPIANRHGIRSDVVAALRAIKVPLVRWPGGCFADEYHWQRGIGPAAERATSINTHWGGVVETNAFGTHEYFELLHQLDAEAYISGNVGSGTVAEMRDWVEYITLDGTSPMADLRKRHGREQPWRLPFFGVGNESWGCGGHMTPLHYANHYRQYQTYVRRYGELPIYKIACGPNDDDYEWTEVLMSTAARFMDGLSLHYYTLPSGNWDAKGSATDFGDDEWYETIRRTRKMATLLERHSAIMDRHDPDKRVGLIVDEWGTWYDPAPGTNPGFLEQQNTIRDAVVAALNFNMFHRHADRVRMTNIAQMVNVLQAMLLTDGPRLVRTPTYWAFDLYTDHHDAWFVDARPSPGDTPGRIGTHGDYTVSWRDDAYAITVTNTGLEADLKADVELPGRVGTVHRAQILSAASATSHNTFDAPDTVRPADFEAYQIEGSRLRLTVPARSIVTLRVG; from the coding sequence ATGATCACCATTACGGAGGGCGCCCGGACGCACCGCATCGACCGGCGGATCTACGGCCAGTTCGCCGAACACCTGGGCCGGTGCGTCTACGAGGGACTCTGGGTCGGCGAGGACTCGCCGATCGCCAACCGCCATGGCATCCGGTCCGACGTGGTGGCGGCGCTGCGCGCGATCAAGGTGCCGCTGGTCCGGTGGCCGGGCGGCTGCTTCGCCGACGAGTATCACTGGCAGCGCGGCATCGGGCCGGCGGCCGAGCGGGCCACCTCGATCAACACGCACTGGGGCGGGGTCGTGGAGACCAACGCCTTCGGCACCCACGAGTACTTCGAGCTGCTGCACCAGCTCGACGCGGAGGCGTACATCTCCGGCAACGTGGGCAGCGGCACCGTCGCCGAGATGCGGGACTGGGTCGAGTACATCACGCTCGACGGCACCTCGCCGATGGCCGACCTGCGCAAGCGGCACGGGCGCGAGCAGCCGTGGCGGCTGCCGTTCTTCGGCGTCGGCAACGAGAGCTGGGGCTGCGGCGGGCACATGACGCCGCTGCACTACGCCAACCACTACCGGCAGTATCAGACCTACGTCCGCCGGTACGGCGAGCTGCCGATCTACAAGATCGCGTGCGGCCCGAACGACGACGACTACGAGTGGACCGAGGTGCTGATGTCCACGGCCGCCCGGTTCATGGACGGGCTCAGCCTGCACTACTACACGCTCCCCAGTGGCAACTGGGACGCCAAAGGTTCAGCCACGGACTTCGGCGACGACGAGTGGTACGAGACGATCAGGCGTACCCGGAAGATGGCGACCCTGCTCGAACGCCACTCGGCGATCATGGACCGGCACGACCCGGACAAGCGGGTCGGGCTGATCGTCGACGAGTGGGGGACCTGGTACGACCCGGCCCCGGGGACCAACCCCGGCTTCCTCGAACAGCAGAACACCATCCGCGACGCCGTGGTCGCCGCGCTGAACTTCAACATGTTCCACCGGCACGCCGACCGGGTGCGGATGACGAACATCGCGCAGATGGTGAACGTCCTGCAGGCGATGCTGCTCACCGACGGCCCGCGCCTGGTCAGGACACCGACCTACTGGGCGTTCGACCTCTACACCGACCACCACGACGCCTGGTTCGTCGACGCCCGCCCCTCCCCGGGCGACACGCCGGGCCGGATCGGGACGCACGGCGACTACACGGTGTCGTGGCGCGACGACGCGTACGCCATCACGGTGACCAACACCGGCCTCGAGGCCGACCTCAAGGCCGACGTCGAGCTTCCGGGGCGGGTCGGCACCGTGCACCGGGCCCAGATCCTGTCCGCGGCGAGCGCCACCAGCCACAACACCTTCGACGCGCCCGACACGGTACGTCCCGCCGACTTCGAGGCTTACCAGATCGAGGGATCGCGGCTGCGCCTGACCGTCCCCGCGCGCAGCATCGTCACCCTGCGTGTCGGCTAG